A DNA window from Vigna angularis cultivar LongXiaoDou No.4 chromosome 1, ASM1680809v1, whole genome shotgun sequence contains the following coding sequences:
- the LOC108328687 gene encoding uncharacterized protein LOC108328687 yields MAPRPPPQPVDRDVSDNTRLLESVIEALQQQNAALVQQNTTALQSLEAARANSEATQRQLMEIITTTRNTAGASTSSGNHQTEWSLESFLQHHLAKFNGKCLPDEADQWLRDMERIYNAKGCPDDKRLAFTEYLLTGEASHWWTSMKMILADTQSPISWEVFRSKFYGEYFLDSVRFAKEVEFLKLVQGGMSVSEYTNKFKHLVRFNTMATSEEWQCRKFENGLRSNLKLLISSLCIRSFPAMVERAKVLEKNVAEVEQHKKQQQQAIRGPISSRNNTIPRRTPYARPALPSNSGGSQVVVAVGQPGQQGTVTCFQCGGPHYRSSCPQLVGGKFCTCCRRNGHLESECNMGRRAVMRPPNARRVQQGRGGRAQAVGRVYAITGAEAASSGTLITDTCLLYGMPCCALFNCCEKEAV; encoded by the coding sequence ATGGCACCAAGACCTCCTCCTCAACCTGTCGATCGTGATGTATCTGATAACACGAGGTTATTGGAATCCGTAATAGAAGCGCTTCAACAGCAGAACGCTGCCTTGGTGCAGCAGAACACGACCGCTTTGCAGAGTTTGGAAGCCGCACGGGCAAACTCTGAAGCAACTCAAAGGCAGTTGATGGAGATCATAACAACTACTAGGAATACAGCTGGAGCGTCCACTTCTTCTGGAAATCATCAAACCgaatggagcttggagagttttctccaaCATCACCTTGCCAAGTTCAATGGGAAATGCCTCCCTGATGAAGCCGATCAGTGGCTACGGGACATGGAACGAATCTATAATGCAAAGGGGTGTCCGGATGACAAGAGGCTGGCCTTTACCGAGTATTTGTTGACGGGAGAGGCTAGTCATTGGTGGACGAGTATGAAGATGATTCTGGCGGACACCCAGAGTCCCATCTCATGGGAAGTATTCAGAAGCAAGTTTTACGGAGAATACTTTCTAGACAGCGTTCGTTTTGCAAAGGAGGTGGAGTTTCTTAAGTTGGTGCAAGGTGGAATGTCAGTGTCAGAGTACACCAACAAATTCAAACACTTAGTGAGATTTAACACTATGGCGACCAGTGAGGAATGGCAGTGtaggaagtttgaaaatggacTGAGGAGCAATTTGAAGCTGCTGATATCCAGCCTATGTATTAGGTCTTTTCCTGCCATGGTTGAGAGAGCTAAAGTATTGGAGAAGAACGTGGCAGAGGTGGAACAACATaagaagcaacaacaacagGCAATAAGAGGACCCATATCTTCAAGGAACAATACTATTCCAAGGAGGACGCCTTATGCTCGTCCAGCATTGCCATCAAATTCTGGTGGGTCTCAGGTAGTGGTTGCTGTCGGACAGCCTGGACAACAAGGGACCGTGACATGTTTtcagtgtggaggaccacactacCGTTCGTCGTGTCCTCAGCTGGTGGGAGGAAAGTTTTGCACTTGCTGTAGAAGAAATGGTCATCTAGAGAGCGAGTGCAACATGGGAAGACGAGCGGTGATGAGGCCACCGAACGCTAGAAGAGTTCAACAAGGAAGGGGTGGTCGAGCTCAAGCGGTCGGGCGCGTTTATGCTATAACGGGCGCTGAAGCAGCAAGTTCAGGTACACTCATCACCGACACTTGTTTATTATATGGAATGCCTTGTTGTGCGTTGTTTAATTGTTGCGAGAAGGAAGCTGTTTGA
- the LOC108340017 gene encoding uncharacterized protein LOC108340017, giving the protein MSGGKGEQGWRYTWEAQSHIPTIRLMVFPNDKTLNPSLQCHDLSINLHSSHSFLTLTAFSLSLRVPIPAVMLDADSPVTFRALSDHIEVKLLLLLPVDHPILSSLHPSPTPLPDPLIPESDVKNLSSAGEVDFYCRTCTFKLTKIPLRNFVEMPSVNWREVADNWFGACCCSFGGISEKMVMRYVSSYTCMPGVCLLTSASITICKDDLVEYNFPEGCGKQECTSVAENPIDDVIGKLSRSCELNDERTSTCSNDERTSICSDDGGVTLAFERNYRFEHSEDEKLSMNSRSEVAKSKPDSGHFSDLHPDSNGTKDVMEIPSCCAHMTNNLGDEDSEHHSCGTAGREGMPTETLEILENQKTLLNGFLEDIFMARLSNLTKDIDWREFTCPQCASVIGAYPCCEGHTPVDGGVRLFKCYISTCLPFGGSEDMFSKYTMGKMFANRLMECANDESLFRFVIRDLTTKSPVLQIILLNPDTWSCSGNCSDTEDKDPVHKLKLQPIIKVLYSDFHNATASQSRIIEEWATKNSAESIFMSTRQTQELVGLFISAKDLYPPSCTSFQGLILSSLQW; this is encoded by the exons ATGAGCGGCGGGAAGGGCGAACAAGGATGGCGTTACACATGGGAAGCACAGTCCCATATCCCAACGATACGTTTAATGGTCTTCCCCAACgacaaaaccctaaacccctcTCTCCAATGCCACGACCTCTCCATCAACCTTCACTCCTCACACTCTTTCCTCACTCTCACAGCTTTCTCCCTCTCCCTTAGGGTTCCGATTCCAGCCGTCATGCTCGATGCCGACTCTCCAGTAACATTCCGCGCACTTTCCGACCACATCGAGGTCAagctcctcctcctcctccccgTCGACCATCCCATCCTTTCTTCCCTTCACCCTTCACCAACTCCGCTGCCGGACCCTCTCATACCAGAATCTG ATGTCAAAAATTTATCTTCTGCTGGAGAAGTTGACTTTTACTGCAGAACTTGCACCTTCAAGTTGACCAAAATTCCTCTCAG GAATTTTGTTGAAATGCCATCAGTGAATTGGAGAGAAGTGGCTGACAACTGGTTTGGGGCTTGTTGTTGCTCTTTTGGAGGAATAAGTGAGAAGATGGTGATGAGGTATGTCAGTTCATATACATGCATGCCGGGGGTCTGTCTATTAACTTCTGCTTCTATCACTATTTGCAAGGATGATCTTGTGGAATATAATTTTCCAGAAGGGTGTGGAAAGCAAGAGTGTACTTCTGTAGCAGAAAACCCCATAGATGATGTTATCGGCAAACTCTCAAGGAGCTGCGAATTGAATGATGAAAGGACTTCAACTTGCAGTAATGATGAAAGAACTTCAATTTGCAGTGATGATGGAGGAGTGACCCTTGCTTTTGAAAGAAATTATAGGTTTGAACACTCTGAGGATGAGAAGCTTTCTATGAATTCGAGAAGTGAAGTTGCAAAGAGTAAACCTGATTCAGGTCATTTCTCTGATTTGCATCCAGATTCAAATGGCACCAAAGATGTCATGGAAATTCCGAGTTGTTGTGCTCATATGACAAACAATCTTGGGGATGAAGACAGTGAGCATCATTCATGTGGAACTGCTGGAAGGGAAGGGATGCCAACAGAGACCCTGGAAATTCTGGAAAATCAAAAGACTTTACTCAATGGTTTTCTTGAAGATATTTTCATGGCTAGATTATCGAATCTTACGAAGGATATTGATTGGCGTGAATTTACATGCCCTCAATGTGCGTCTGTCATTGGAGCCTACCCATGTTGTGAGGGGCATACACCTGTAGATGGAGGAGTACGGCTATTCAAATGTTATATTTCAACCTGTTTGCCATTTGGAGGATCTGAGGACATGTTCAG CAAATATACAATGGGCAAAATGTTTGCAAATCGGTTGATGGAGTGTGCAAATGACGAATCATTATTTCGGTTTGTGATTAGAGATCTAACAACCAAATCCCCCGTTCTACAAATCATTCTTTTAAATCCAGATACTTGGTCTTGTTCTGGTAATTGTTCTGATACAGAAGACAAAGACCCAGTTCATAAACTGAAGTTACAGCCCATCATCAAAGTGCTTTATTCTGACTTCCACAACGCAACAGCATCTCAATCAAG GATTATAGAGGAATGGGCAACAAAGAATTCGGCTGAAAGCATTTTCATGTCGACTCGTCAGACACAAGAATTGGTGGGATTGTTCATCTCAGCAAAAGATTTATATCCACCTTCATGTACTTCTTTCCAAGGTTTAATTTTGTCGTCTTTGCAATGGTAG
- the LOC108336747 gene encoding uncharacterized protein LOC108336747 isoform X1, translating to MRCSMAFAILCLGVLLQIPWMASVSMPTSNCYAFDNSSRLVDFNGWSGYLFEYDQQQGPDLIVRFCKDVESRSQTGYVSFGRFDKFNYFVAGSGQHDFMQEFYNGDLMGCEQSYDKMGRTAQVNMVCGNCSNGLCKGRPGCICNVTYESNCRVLVDLAIPCGKPGPHVFQGFTVGFHPRSWELVYNGLTQIGFEKPRHDFSFHTGQTQVVLFMTAVASLSSLVQKPSLKVHPDNGLEVRLSGSADKGKPPTTLSPSMLIVDWRCEVARDTPYEVNITIPVEGYEPIQFVLTKQCDYTQDPGGGRTRGWAIFGVLSCIFFVFSTLFCCGGFIYKTKVERQRGIDALPGMTILSACLETVSGVGHGYSRPEEVNSAFGSEASWERPPGPSQGTWKPSERKYGAI from the exons ATGCGTTGCTCGATGGCGTTCGCCATTTTATGCCTAG GCGTGCTTTTGCAGATACCATGGATGGCTTCAGTTTCGATGCCGACTTCCAACTGCTACGCTTTCGACAATTCAAGTCGCTTAGTTGATTTT AATGGCTGGAGTGGTTACCTTTTCGAGTATGATCAACAG CAAGGCCCTGACCTGATCGTACGATTCTGCAAAGATGTGGAGAGTAGATCACAAACG GGATATGTTAGTTTTGGCCGATTTGATAAATTCAACTACTTCGTTGCTGGTTCTGGCCAACATGACTTTATGCAA GAGTTTTATAATGGTGATCTTATGGGTTGTGAACAAAGTTATGACAAAATGGGACGAACAGCCCAG GTTAATATGGTATGTGGGAATTGTTCGAATGGACTATGTAAAG GTCGTCCTGGATGCATATGTAATGTCACATATGAATCAAATTGCAG AGTTTTAGTGGATCTTGCAATACCATGTGGTAAACCAGGCCCTCACGTATTTCAAGGCTTCACTGTTGGTTTTCATCCAAGATCATGGGAACTT GTTTATAATGGCTTGACCCAAATTGGTTTTGAGAAACCCCGCCATGATTTTAG CTTTCATACAGGGCAAACTCAGGTAGTCCTGTTTATGACTGCGGTTGCCTCACTTTCTTCCCTGGTTCAAAAGCCTAGTTTAAag GTACATCCAGATAATGGCCTGGAAGTTAGATTGTCTGGATCTGCTGACAAAGGGAAGCCTCCGACAACTTTGTCACCCTCAATGTTGATTGTTGATTGGAGAT GTGAGGTGGCCCGTGATACCCCATATGAAGTTAATATCACAATCCCTGTTGAGGGTTATGAGCCAATTCAGTTTGTGCTTACAAAACAATGTG ATTATACGCAGGATCCTGGGGGAGGTCGCACACGAGGATGGGCAATATTTGGAGTGCTGTCCTGCAT ATTTTTTGTCTTTTCAACACTCTTTTGTTGTGGAGGGTTCATTTACAAGACGAAAGTGGAACGGCAG CGTGGAATTGATGCTTTGCCTGGCATGACTATCCTTTCTGCGTGCTTAGAGACA GTTAGTGGAGTTGGGCATGGCTACTCACGCCCAGAAGAAGTCAATAGTGCCTTTGGCAGTGAAGCCTCCTGGGAACGTCCTCCTGGTCCCTCACAAGGTACATGGAAACCTTCAGAAAGAAAATATGGTGCCATTTGA
- the LOC108336747 gene encoding uncharacterized protein LOC108336747 isoform X2 — MASVSMPTSNCYAFDNSSRLVDFNGWSGYLFEYDQQQGPDLIVRFCKDVESRSQTGYVSFGRFDKFNYFVAGSGQHDFMQEFYNGDLMGCEQSYDKMGRTAQVNMVCGNCSNGLCKGRPGCICNVTYESNCRVLVDLAIPCGKPGPHVFQGFTVGFHPRSWELVYNGLTQIGFEKPRHDFSFHTGQTQVVLFMTAVASLSSLVQKPSLKVHPDNGLEVRLSGSADKGKPPTTLSPSMLIVDWRCEVARDTPYEVNITIPVEGYEPIQFVLTKQCDYTQDPGGGRTRGWAIFGVLSCIFFVFSTLFCCGGFIYKTKVERQRGIDALPGMTILSACLETVSGVGHGYSRPEEVNSAFGSEASWERPPGPSQGTWKPSERKYGAI; from the exons ATGGCTTCAGTTTCGATGCCGACTTCCAACTGCTACGCTTTCGACAATTCAAGTCGCTTAGTTGATTTT AATGGCTGGAGTGGTTACCTTTTCGAGTATGATCAACAG CAAGGCCCTGACCTGATCGTACGATTCTGCAAAGATGTGGAGAGTAGATCACAAACG GGATATGTTAGTTTTGGCCGATTTGATAAATTCAACTACTTCGTTGCTGGTTCTGGCCAACATGACTTTATGCAA GAGTTTTATAATGGTGATCTTATGGGTTGTGAACAAAGTTATGACAAAATGGGACGAACAGCCCAG GTTAATATGGTATGTGGGAATTGTTCGAATGGACTATGTAAAG GTCGTCCTGGATGCATATGTAATGTCACATATGAATCAAATTGCAG AGTTTTAGTGGATCTTGCAATACCATGTGGTAAACCAGGCCCTCACGTATTTCAAGGCTTCACTGTTGGTTTTCATCCAAGATCATGGGAACTT GTTTATAATGGCTTGACCCAAATTGGTTTTGAGAAACCCCGCCATGATTTTAG CTTTCATACAGGGCAAACTCAGGTAGTCCTGTTTATGACTGCGGTTGCCTCACTTTCTTCCCTGGTTCAAAAGCCTAGTTTAAag GTACATCCAGATAATGGCCTGGAAGTTAGATTGTCTGGATCTGCTGACAAAGGGAAGCCTCCGACAACTTTGTCACCCTCAATGTTGATTGTTGATTGGAGAT GTGAGGTGGCCCGTGATACCCCATATGAAGTTAATATCACAATCCCTGTTGAGGGTTATGAGCCAATTCAGTTTGTGCTTACAAAACAATGTG ATTATACGCAGGATCCTGGGGGAGGTCGCACACGAGGATGGGCAATATTTGGAGTGCTGTCCTGCAT ATTTTTTGTCTTTTCAACACTCTTTTGTTGTGGAGGGTTCATTTACAAGACGAAAGTGGAACGGCAG CGTGGAATTGATGCTTTGCCTGGCATGACTATCCTTTCTGCGTGCTTAGAGACA GTTAGTGGAGTTGGGCATGGCTACTCACGCCCAGAAGAAGTCAATAGTGCCTTTGGCAGTGAAGCCTCCTGGGAACGTCCTCCTGGTCCCTCACAAGGTACATGGAAACCTTCAGAAAGAAAATATGGTGCCATTTGA